The Ostrea edulis chromosome 1, xbOstEdul1.1, whole genome shotgun sequence genomic sequence TTCAGCACACATCTTAAAATGATCATTGATGCATAAAAAACTTTACTGATATTCAGTATAAACAAAACACAAGTGTTTGACTTAGTGCTGGTTGTATATTGCAGGCTTGCTTGTGTTTCTGTGATATGCTAattttttcattacatacatgtatttacatacaGAGTAATGTTTTCGTTGCTATACAAAACCCTGATATAACACCATCCCCGGTCAATCAGCATATCATAAGGACAGAATGGTTAGAAACCATTATGATATAATACCAGCTAGCCTAATTCTTGCCAAGTAATTAAAGTCTTCAAGAGTaattttttctgaaaatgtGACTTTAAGAAAAATGTGCATAATCTGGTACACTACTATACTGAAGCAGATTAAAGCAACCGTTAAAGATGGCTTAGTGTAAACAATGGATAGAGCTGCAAAATGTCTTTTTGCTCATGGATgcttttttttgtatttttaaaagtattcacTTCCACCTATTTATAGACACAAGCTTGTCAACATTACATATAAATAATGGTTTTAATATTGTAAAAACTTCCAATTCTTGTGTAATTTTATTCCTTTGCAAGAGAAAATACTGTATGGAATTTATGATAAATCTGCAAGTTTGGATTAATCCAAGTTGAACATGGAAGAAAGATTTCAGTTGAAGAGTTAGGTATACCTACAGCACACATTATTTCAGAAAGTTCAGATTAGTTAACTGGAAAGACAACCCTAACATTGTTCTTTTATGAGTAAAGCATTGCTTGCTGATATCGTAAATAACAGTCCTTAACAGCAAAAATCCTTGATTAATGATTAAATCAACAGCCATCTAtcctatattttaaattacccatCACTAAGAGCGAGGCcattgaattttaatttatgacgtcacaccgtcggtgcaggtttatttcatcagcagcactgtaaacatgacaagtcacgaacagtgaAGTTTGAAGCCGTATAAACCTGAGCCCATTCttttgcaagaagaaattaagaaaggAAGACATTCAGTCAAGTCGCACACCAGGCAGACatgtttcttcatacaaatgtcccAAACCTCAACTTGtgattacgcaaatgatgggtccacagtttacatagaccccctagtcttttcttttcagatgacttggttgggtcaaggatttcgagagaaaaaaaaaaaaaagatgttttttttttttttttttttacatctccccttcgcattagtgtaattgcttcacaggaaggcatcaacctatttattcgtaaaatctaccacatgcacataactgatgatcttagaatctcatcaaaaccagaacagacggtgtgacgtcaagattattgatttttgtggtcttgaatacaaaagagttccacatcatgaaagcctctatagatggcgggaatttcaatttttaacgttttcaaattagcactgaagcttatctaggccatatatcaactAGGGCTGAAATGATACGTCCCCTTCACgatgcaatacttatgccacgattcaatacgatacatgtatattatagaagaaaccaataataactttGAAGAAACATTTCATTACGACGACTCCGTCACAATTTCAAAAGTAAGCAATTACTAAAACCTCCGAACGTTAAAATGCCTGTTGtttctgtagtttaaactgataagtTCATTATTTTTGTCACACTCGAAGCTAATGACAGCCTGACCATTATCGGGCACCATTCTGTCCCTCGTGCATGAAAACTAATAAGTACAGGTCAAGCCCAATGTAATTTACCAAACCTGATTTCACAAAATGTATCAAATCGAAGATCGAGacaatgaatcgaacattgaatcgagcgtttatattgaacagtatcgatactGCGTAGAATCTTTTCAGCCccaatatcaacagaatagtatgacaaatttttatcacataattaatcctatcatttatcatgtaaaaattttTGGGTTGTCTTTCCCTTTAAACTAAAAGTGATCATAAAAGCACACATTAAGCATACTATATGATACCAAATATcatacacctatttactggttattcggacaatagcaagtttattgtcccccaagacagcaactatttccctcGGCTGCGCTtcgggaaatagttgctgtcttgggggacaataaacttccTATCGTCCCCtagtcagtaaataggtgttttattataccgaagtagactttacttgtgtcagacataccaaagtagactttacttgtgtcagacataGCAAAGGGAAGTAAACTAACATTCAGCATTAGATGGAATGatcgaggtgatccgagtggtAAACTAATAGAGTTATCAGACTCTGacgtcacagaaaagaaaatgcgggaaaatatagcatccgGTAAATAGTTTCAAGACTATTTTCTTAGTGcagatagttcagaaactatttcatGGCTAGCGTTATCCtgaagaaatagcaaatttattcacctaacatttatatagcaaaaacattctgaggtatTTAATAAAGTGAAATATTCATTTTCCAATGTTTTGCCATTGATATCTTAAAcaaatttataatatttaatAACGTTTTCTTCTACAATAATTTGTCTaccaggttgggaacacttccccactagcgagatattctcgctaaaacgcgattatccctcttcaGTGAGatataaacattaccataaacaggtggtTCGGTGtctatattgaaaataaaggcAAATCCCGTGcgacgctgaataagtgcgacacacactcaacatgatgcaaattgtttctatgaaattgacaacatagtcaagaaattgcatatcaaagttgctgcgtaagagggaagcagtctgaaatccaatacacattgcgaatgtttttgttttgattaatatatttgcagaagtatcggacattttagcactttttcttcttttcacgtgaaacacgaagagatgtactccaagggcgtttttctcggttgtacgagatatatttactctcgctagagagggataatcgcgttttagcgagaatatctcactataggggaagtgttcccaatcTGTTAAGGCATGACTGTATCCATGACCTCTTATCTCCAAAAATAGCCACACAAAATTAATAGACAGAGGAGACTCGAACTAGTATCTTGCATAGCACATAATAATACAAGCATCTTAAACAACTTGCATTGAGTTTTTAATCAGTGTATGTGTGAACAAAACACTTCATTATTACCCTGCTCTCATTAATCCTGGCCATTTAGGTctctttttgaaatattgcaGTACCCGTGTCAGCTGCATGCCCTTTCtacaaagtgaaagtaaaagttTAGATAACTTGTTCAATCTATATTCGTAAATACTGacaattcttttttaattttattgaatGTACGAAGGAATCAGTCTTATTCATACAtttaacatttatatacaatgtTCCATTAATCTAAATATCACATTAATTTCAAAAGTCGTAgagaaaatttgaagaaaaaaatcacagtgaatATATTTTGTACGAGTTAACATGTTACGTATGTAACAAACAAGATGGCTGCGCCCTTGCTGAGACACATCTTGCGACCGAATACTATCAGAAGTGCTTTCTTAGCATTATCtcataaaaacaacaatgatGGTACGGTAGACTAACTCCGGATAGatgtttacatgttttaattttacttTCTATTCTGTCAAAGAAGAGATATTTTTGTCTAGCCTAGGCATGTATGGCAAGAAATTTGGTTTATACAAAATTGCCACTCGGGGAAACTGTTATGATTTCTTGCAATATCTAAATCTAGACTAGATCTATCAAGCTTCACACTAGAATTATAGGGACTTGTcacaattttatttaaaattaatctATGCGTTTATGACTCAAAATACGTGATGTGATATAAAGTCCCTGTAttgtaatatgtatatacatatacggTGTGACTGGAGGAGCGaggcatgaaatggtcattgtcGTGCCAagtgataattatttttatcccGCTTTGGAAAAATTTGTAGATGATTGATTGGATAAAAGctaattttttaatattatcttTGTCTGGAGGGTGTATTAGTTTAACGACTGTGATGTAACAAACAAATCACATCAAGCCCCAAAAATTTCAATACACCATCTCCGTTCAACTGTGACGTCACTTACAAATCATATGACGTCCCGAAATTTCAATACACCATCTCCGTGCAAGGATATATTGGTTTTCCAGCTATGGTAGCTTTTAATGTATGTCTGAATTCAGTTTCAATATACCATCTCTGTGCAAGGATATATTGGTCTTCTAGCTACCGTATCTACATTCAGTTTCAATATACacgatttgtttatttaatgttattgttcatattttaactgcgatgttttgatattgtgaTTACATGATTTTCaatgttatacatatatatggaattcaatttgataattaatatttatcaaagatgttactgaaatctttaaaaaaaattctgaaggtCTTCAGCCGGATAAATTCGTCACACAGTCAGTTTGGGACGTAATACAGAGTCATCCAGGGTGTGAAGTGGAAATCTGTATTGGGACTCAGCTTTGCCTCGCCCAATACAGATTTCTATTTCACACCCTGGATGACTCCGTATTATGTCCcaaactaactgtgtaactaataatattCATGTAATAATTTAGTTATTTAagcactgtaaatatcagaggtAGAAATAACCATTGTTTATAAAATTTACCTTGTGCTAAATGCCCTATAACATCCAAATATGAAATGGGGAATATATAAGGAGAATGACTTGATCCGCCTATGTATTTAATGCGGGAATATAATGCCAGCCAACGTAAACAGTGCATAATGAAGTCACATTTAGCTCTGCTGTTTtgtctttcaaaccaaacaattacAGACAATGTTGAATGATATGTTCTGTTTCTACTTTAAAGACaactgaaaataaacaaatagtAAAAaagtaagtgtatatatatcctgttttttattattatttaaagcaACTGATGAACTTGTTCATCTTTTTAGTCGtattactattttttttttttatgatttgcAAAACCTgctacaaaaataattatactatttaattttaacaaattgagtatttaaattacaaattgcTTACTaaagtcttgtatttttggcaataaaaaataacacatgaataactgttgaagcaattaataaataaacaagaggcccatgggccacatcgctcacctgagtcaccttggcccatatctgaagactttccatatatatttgcatgtaaaaccttattccctattatggccccaacctacccctgtagcccatgatttttgcaatcttgaatctacaccatgtcaaaaagctttcatgtaaatgtcaacttctttggcccaatggttcttgagaagaagatttttaaagattttccctatatatttgtatgtaaaactttgatccccccttgtggccccatcctaccctcgggggcaatgatttgaacaaacttgaatctacactatgtcagaaagctttaatgtaaatatcagcttttctggctcagtggttcttgagaagatttttcctatatatttgtatgtaaaactttgattcccccgtgtggccccatcctacccccgtgggccataatttgaacaatttagaatctacactacctaataaagcttatctataaatttcatcttttctggcctagtggttcttgaggagaagattttttaatgaccctactctatttttaccttttcttgattattttcccatggaaggtggcctggccctttattttaacaatttagaattccctttacctaaggatgctttgtgccaactttggttgaaattggtccagagatttttgagaagtcaaaaatgttaaaagtttacagacgccGGACTACggttgatcagaaaagctcacttgagctttcagctcaagtgagctaaacaATGGTGGcacccatatggatcacaaaaatTTCTGTGAATGTATGTAGAGATAATCTctttcttttacatacatgttacctttagagccttgcttcacAGATGAGCCTTTGGCCTGTTCGAACTTTGCTTGGTATGATTAGAATATCtaaatggattgattgattgcatattttttaatgtcccactcgagaatttggagactggagatgtcaccactgctggtgaagggctgcaaaatttaggcctatgcccgacgcttactgcctttgagcaggaagggctgtttatcgtgccacacctgctgtgacacagggccttaattattgtggtctcatccaaaggaccaccccatttagtcacctcttacaacaagcaaggggcactgaggacctattctaacccggatccccacaggattatCTAAATGGAATATATCAGTGTATATGTATGCAGATATATGTGACAAGCCCTTGTGGTAGCtctaaaagttttttttttttttaatttaaacatgtgAATAAGGACTTGTAAAATAGGTAGAAATGATTTTGATTTGTTAATAGTAAATATCTCATCATTCAGAAACATTTTCTTGATGATGTCATTCTAATATGTTGACCACAGGTGCTTGCTTCTGGTTTgcatgaaaaaacaaaaatgtggTTGACCTTGTCACTGTCTGCAGGGTCATAAACAACCTTTGTTTTTAAAGAGTTTTACTATTGCAGTGGATATATCTTTTGAgtatttataactttcatgtggTTTCACAATAGTTCCTTGTCGGTACTTGAGGAATTCCAAGAATCTTCCCCCTTTTTTGAAAGAACAAGTCAAAAGAAGGAAATTAGCTGGTCCGGAACCTATTAGGCACCCCTCTGCATTCGGTTCCTGGTAAGATATCATTGTAGTTTGGATTGCTTTTCCACCCAAGTCTAGTTTTCCATTGATATTGCAATTCACGTTattttacacaaaatatatttttccaatGTAGATTCATCTGtagactgattttttttattaaaggaACTATGATGCTGAGCTGTTTGCATTTGGTAAAAGGGTTGGAGAAGATTTTGATGAAGAAATACTGAAGGAAGCCTTCATTGTCCAGTAGGTCAAATGCAAAATCTTTATACTAGTATATTAAAGCCTACAgttgaaagtggtaaatgaatattaaaatgaaagtgatttaaagtacatgtattagctaTTTGTACCAGGTCACAATGTTGTCATTATTACAATGTGTTTTGTGATACATGAATTGGTTTTCTGGCATATAAGTTTTTAGTTCGTTCATTTTTACCATATCATGACACATTTAATACTTTGGACATATGATAATTTACATTCTTACACATAAGAGTGAAAGGCTACCATGAAGCCTTGCATCTCATAGGAGGTTTGGTGTAGGCTgccagctacatgtatatacatccTACATGTACTGTGCACACATCCTACATGTACTGTACACACATCCTACATGTGCTGTACACACATCCTACATGTGCTGTACACACATCCTACATGTGCTGTACACACATCCTACATATAATGTACACACATCCTACATATAATGTACACACATCCTACATGTGCTGTACACACATCCTACATGTACTGTACACACATCCTACATGTACTGTGCACACATCCTACATGTACTGTACACACATCCTACATGTACTGAACACACATCCTACATGTACTGTACACACATCCTACATGTACTGTACACACATCCTACATGTACTGTACACACATCCTACATGTACTGTACACACATCCTACATGTACTGTACACACATCCTACATGTGCTGTACACACATCCTACATGTACTGTACACACATTAAGGTTGATTGATGTGTGCATATATTAAATtgttactgtacatgtatttattgtacTTTATCCAAAATTCAGTGCAATTGTAAGTCATGAACACTATGCTAGGTTTATGAAATAGCTTTATAATAGTTTTTATGTTATGTTTATGAAATAGCTTTATAATAGTTTTTATGCTACGTTTATGAAATAGCTTTATAATAGTTTTTGTGCTACGTTTATGAAATAGCTTTATAATAGTGTTTATGCTACGTTTATGAAATAGctttaatatgtatacggtgtgaccgttggaccgagcgaagcatgtaatggtcatttggagtgtcccaagtggtaatcataaagTTGAGTATGGTaggttatgattcatttaaaaatatatatttttaatgaaattttccttgcgctaaaaacccagtaacatcttaatattaaaggagtttatatggggacacaGTTTTagaggatccgcctattcattgaacgcgggaaataaaacacaaggcgacgtaaactgtgtattgtgacgtcacatttagcctcgactttttttctctttttcaaagcaaacaattataaacaacaataatacattccgtatgcaatgaaaaaggccgttataaaactaaacaaaattaaccaataaattcaaaatggtaaaaatgtaaccgtaatttaaatattcttatttaaagaaactcatgaactcgttcatatTTAGTCGTATTATGGTTTTATaattgctaaaacctgttacaatgataattatactattcactttgaacaaactgagtgtttaaattacgaattgcacgtcagagtcttctattgttggcattcaaaataaaacatgaataactgttgaagcaggtaatgaaaaaataaatggcggcgcccatatggatcacgaaaatttcaatgaacgtatatagagattgtctctttttcttttgctgattttgacttttttcttttacatacgtgttacctttagaaccttacttcgcggacgggccttcggctcgtccgagcttcgctcggtataataGTTTTTATCCCAGCAGATCATAGATGTGTACTCTTGAATGTTGCCAAAAATATGAATCCTGCTAAACAAGTACGCTTGCAATCTTTGTAGTGACATTTCTTCCATTTTTTCATGCACTGgtttaatttgtacatgtatgttacagaTCATCCATTGAGAAGGAAgcagaagaaagaaagaaagttgGAGTTGAAATACAGATGTTGTCTAGTATATGTAACGAGGAGCTGTCACTTGAAGGTACGCTCATCCAGATGATGGTTTCATGTTGATGTAAttataatcatttattttgagaaataattatgaaatataagTTGAGACAGAAACATTCAGTGCTTTAGATGAATGAAGAGGCCGTTTAAACAATTCTTTTATTCCACCATGTAACATTTTGTTGTATTTCCATAGTCCATACCAACTTTGGTAATTTGTATTTTGTAGGAAAACAAATAGTTCAGAAATATTTGAAGGCATACCTACGATTTAATTTTCCATATATGTTTGAGGAAGGCATTGGGTAGGTATTCCTTTCAACAATCTAGTTGAATTCATATTCTTTGATCTGTTTAAAAGATCAGTATGTGGCAAACTAAGTGACATATTAATTAGATTGTCATTTGTTAAAATCTTCTCACCATACCTGACTTTGATTAATTTATGATTTCGTTTAACCTGTACCTGTCTTTCCTAGTTCCATTTGTGATTTTCTAATGAATACAGAACTACTAGCTCATGTTGGGAAGTTAATAGGAATAACAGATTTAATCCAGTCAAAGGTAGGAATTTCTTTCAACCATTTCATGagtttttattttcacaatgaCTGTATATGTCCCATTTTTTTGGTGAACAACTTACTTGGCTGTGACAAGTAGTCATTTTGGCAGATATTGCTATAGCTTTATGTGTTGCCTGTCATACAAGGGTTTTCTTTACAAAGCTTGATTGGAAATGGgtctttgattatttttttttaacactgACACCAAAGTTTTGAGGCATGTTTATGTACAAGTGATAATTTAAAGGCTTACTATATTTATACTGTCTTTGGTGTAAAGaatgttcttttaaaaacaatgctaCAGTGTATCAGAAATCGATTTTAATCACATGATTCACATCGGCATCACATattcatgtgaaaatcatatcacatgcttacacatgtatgtatacatgtaagcaTGTATGAACATGTATTGAAATCTTTGAAAATGCGGAAAAACAGCTACATGCCTCAGTGTTTTTCATCAAGTAAGATAGTCACTTGATGTAAACAAAATGATGTTTGATAAGCTGATATGACCAATGtacaggggtgtgatttttcctcttttcagaggaaatcctctgatctgctcaattttcgaaaaaatgaaacactctggatttgatctaaagtggcagaaaaatatatttttccaggtagggtgaggtgttttcctcccttttttgaccagttttcctgtgatttctgaggaattcagtcacatccctgaaTGTAGAATATAAAATGCAACAAAACAAGATTGACCAGATGTCCACTGAAATGTATTCTTTAATTTGTTGTTGCCCGGTCCGTATCAGTACTGTATATTGCTTGGCACGTTTTGTCTGTGTTAGTTAGTAGATAATCAGTTGTTCAACCAACATCTTGGGAGCCCTGCACTTGAGAGAAATAAAACCTCATATGGTGGTTGCCCAtggattttcaaggtcaaaggtctaAGGTTACCATGGAAGTTTACTGCTGTACCAAGGTCATACATCAATCATCATAATCCCAATGCTTATCGTTTGACTAGTAGATGAATCTTTAATAAAACAAAAGTTTAAAGGCCATTGCATCTTAATTACATGGATTGAAATCAAGGGGAAGGACACATACctgttacatgttttttaatTGCATGTTATCTTACTTTTCAGTTTCCATCCTAAAGActgttgatttttattttttttatgtttcagtATTACCCTCCAACAGAAGAGGAGATGAGTGAGACATTTTTGGCTATAGTGGCTGCATTAGGGAGAAGTCAGGTCTATAAATCTATATTGCTTTTATTTGTTATGATCATTTGTTACACTTGTTGATTGCTGAAATTCACTGGGTGCACTGTCAGAACTGTTTATGCAGTGCTTAATAAATTACTGAGGCATCACACTGAAGATGTCCAAGCAGAGGACATGTTCACATAAACATTGCATTTACTGTTTAGTAACAGTCTCACTGTTTTTGTATGAACTAATATTAACACTTGTACATTGACATGTATTTTTTAATTCTGTAGATGTCGCATTTTAATATTTGGTTTTGGAGTGGTTTTTCTTTcggtgagcttttctgattgtctgttgtctgtccaTTTGTCTGTACAACCAAATTTGTCATTAAGCATCCTACCCATGGGTAGgctggggccacaacagggaatatgtattaattttgttttttaaaaaaaacccttctTCTTACAAACTGCCAAACCATAATTATTCATGTTAATATGCAATCATCCTTAGGtaatacaaattaaaatttgttgGTACCAAAGCCCCTAGGGGTTGGTTGGaaccacagtaggggatcaaagttttacatggaaatactTTTAAATCTTATCTTCAAGAGTAACAGGGCCATAATACTTAGTcttattaatatgcaagcattctcagGTAGTTCAGATTTAGATTTGTTGAAATTGATGCCTCCAGGGGTTGGGTTGGTCTATACATATTAAGAGCAACAGGGGCAGGATTAGTACTAGAGCTGCAACGGGTACCCGAAAACCGCGGGTCGTGTTGTTCGGGTCgggttcggttccatttttccgtatttcggttcaggtttggtttttaaaatagaattattgtgtcatcaaaatcctcaaaggtggctgtattttgatcaattgttaaatgatggcattgtcgacaaaactgtaaataatgacagtatatgCAAGATATGTCAGACGCATTGAAATTACGCCACAGGAGcaacatcgtcaatgacaaaacattgaaagcatggatggaaacgagtagaagtgacaatgctgtttctagtaccatggatgtcgagtctaaacctcagtccacgtccccgagtaattattgtgacaaaatacaataaaggtttttgattttaactgtatattagattcttaaaatagttatatagacccAAACCGAAATACCGGAACCCGAAGTAAAAATTTTAGAACCGACCTGACCCGAAATTTTTTGGAACCGTGACAGCCCTAATTAGTACAGATTCATATTTGAttaaatcatggtccctgggatTAGGTTGGATCGAAAGTAGTGattaaatgttttacaggaGACTATAtttgggaaattaaaaaaatcttttcaaaagtAGCAAGGCCATACTAAATCATTACAGAGGTAtgctacatcagagaaatttgatatggatcaatggaaaagtggaggatatatacaacaatattttgaaattgaaaactttcaaatttacttcatttgatcaaaaaatgcagttttagtagaaatcaatctgaaaaaaaatttaaaacccctgctgaactcaaacctgcgatctacagttcagcagtcgacatgctaacctactgagctactcagctaggtaatgatttttttaatgaatagacaaatattggtgatacatgtgtatttatattttcatccatcttataaaaggaaatcagccattatgacgatgtagagtacctccttaacatAAAACATTCCTACtttgtgtagatttaagtttgattaaattatgACACTGTGGGAGTATGGTTGGGTCATGATATggggataattttttttaagcaGGAATAAagagaataaaatatctttttaagagtaaaatatctttttaaaa encodes the following:
- the LOC125668169 gene encoding 39S ribosomal protein L44, mitochondrial-like — its product is MAAPLLRHILRPNTIRSAFLALSHKNNNDVPCRYLRNSKNLPPFLKEQVKRRKLAGPEPIRHPSAFGSWNYDAELFAFGKRVGEDFDEEILKEAFIVQSSIEKEAEERKKVGVEIQMLSSICNEELSLEGKQIVQKYLKAYLRFNFPYMFEEGIGSICDFLMNTELLAHVGKLIGITDLIQSKYYPPTEEEMSETFLAIVAALGRSQSEERAGVFVVDFLTPRLVGKDVNEMWKLDNPMGLLSAVLQSKGMSTPESRLLWQTGCTSIMSVYHVGIYSDKELIGRSPGETLAIAEEQAAREALKNLMKTDEARPPLQPSSNVPLGSLDLDKKNPSAELLLKLYSESDTSSQAKQTQ